In a single window of the Acidobacteriota bacterium genome:
- a CDS encoding KH domain-containing protein: MQEAVEKLIRALVGDPDAVAIEEYADGKNVRFEVRVGEGDMGRVIGREGRTVKAIRNVFYAAGQKRGCRYFLDLVED; encoded by the coding sequence ATGCAGGAAGCTGTCGAAAAACTTATTCGAGCTCTTGTCGGCGATCCGGATGCGGTGGCGATAGAGGAATATGCCGACGGCAAGAACGTCAGGTTTGAAGTTCGTGTCGGAGAGGGTGACATGGGACGTGTGATCGGTCGCGAGGGCCGCACCGTCAAGGCGATCAGAAACGTCTTCTATGCTGCCGGACAAAAACGCGGTTGCCGGTACTTTCTCGACCTCGTTGAAGATTAG
- a CDS encoding Trm112 family protein → MPISPELLNILRCPKCKSELQIDDAETSLACLNDECGLVYPIRDEIPVMIIEEATTRK, encoded by the coding sequence ATGCCCATCAGCCCCGAACTTCTCAACATTCTCCGCTGTCCGAAATGCAAGTCCGAACTGCAGATCGACGATGCTGAGACCAGCCTTGCTTGCCTTAACGACGAATGCGGCCTCGTCTATCCCATCCGCGACGAGATCCCGGTGATGATCATCGAAGAAGCGACCACGCGGAAATGA
- the atpG gene encoding ATP synthase F1 subunit gamma, which produces MPSLLDMRRRIKSVKNTQQITKAMKMVAAAKLKRAQDRVTASRPYAGKMSDVLGDLSSKVAGEFSHPLLDERGDEKYLIVLISADKGLAGAFNANVIKATQAFLRENEAKQAELITVGRKGRDFFKRRDVAIVDEYIGLTGSGQVDHADAVEIANKLIAQFTEDESIDKVFVVFTEFKTVLSQKPVIQQLLPIPKTAQDDGDAGPSAEYIYEQPASEIFGRLLPKQVETQIYRGMLESVASEQGSRMTAMDSASKNAGELIDTLTLNMNRIRQAAITKEIIEVVSGAAAA; this is translated from the coding sequence ATGCCAAGTCTTTTGGACATGCGCCGACGCATCAAGTCGGTCAAGAACACACAGCAGATCACCAAGGCGATGAAGATGGTCGCCGCGGCAAAGCTGAAACGAGCACAGGACCGCGTGACGGCGTCGCGTCCGTATGCAGGCAAGATGAGCGATGTGCTCGGCGATCTGAGTTCAAAGGTCGCGGGCGAATTTTCGCACCCGCTGCTCGATGAACGCGGCGATGAAAAATATCTCATCGTCCTCATCAGCGCCGACAAAGGCCTCGCCGGTGCCTTCAACGCGAACGTCATCAAAGCGACACAGGCTTTCCTTCGCGAAAATGAAGCGAAGCAGGCCGAGCTGATCACCGTCGGCCGCAAGGGCCGCGACTTTTTCAAACGCCGCGATGTTGCGATCGTCGATGAGTACATCGGCCTGACCGGCAGCGGACAGGTCGATCACGCCGACGCTGTCGAGATCGCGAACAAGCTCATTGCACAATTCACCGAGGACGAAAGTATCGATAAAGTATTCGTCGTCTTCACCGAATTCAAGACCGTTCTGTCGCAAAAGCCGGTCATTCAGCAGCTTCTGCCGATCCCGAAAACGGCTCAGGATGACGGCGACGCCGGCCCTTCGGCTGAATATATCTACGAACAGCCCGCGTCTGAGATCTTCGGCCGCCTGCTGCCCAAACAGGTCGAAACGCAGATCTATCGCGGCATGCTCGAATCGGTCGCCAGCGAACAGGGTTCGCGTATGACGGCGATGGATTCCGCATCAAAGAACGCAGGCGAGCTGATCGACACGCTGACGCTCAACATGAACCGCATCCGTCAGGCAGCAATTACAAAAGAGATCATCGAGGTCGTTTCCGGCGCCGCCGCCGCTTAA
- a CDS encoding magnesium transporter: protein MGNYVSEDIHNTINPNDPDHLFEPIVKYIRRDFPRFSETLTVEGALRIIRLKGIGERVIYFYVIDETGKLTGILATRALLTAKPSTRLSELMSTNIVSIPDSATVLDACEMFLQHKLLAFPVVDADGRILGVVDAGLFTEETMNFAERKHVDDVFQLIGFGLQHVKGRSAFGIFRFRFPWLIATMISGTICAMLTGFYEATLAEALVLAFFMTLVLALGESVSIQSMTVALQNLHLGRPSMKSYLEWLRREGSATALLGIACGATVGTIAFLWRGEPAAALVIGLSVLVSVFAAGLIGMSIPTLLHAIHEDTKIAAGPVTLAVTDILTIVFYFNIAALIL, encoded by the coding sequence ATGGGAAATTACGTCTCCGAAGACATACACAACACAATAAACCCCAACGATCCGGATCATCTTTTCGAGCCGATCGTAAAGTACATTCGCCGCGATTTTCCGCGTTTCAGCGAGACGCTCACCGTCGAGGGCGCGCTTCGGATCATTCGCCTGAAAGGTATCGGCGAACGCGTCATTTATTTTTACGTCATCGACGAGACGGGGAAGTTGACCGGCATACTCGCGACACGCGCACTGCTGACCGCAAAGCCCTCGACACGGCTGAGCGAGCTGATGTCAACGAACATCGTCTCAATACCGGACTCCGCAACCGTGCTCGACGCCTGCGAGATGTTCCTGCAGCACAAACTTCTCGCATTTCCCGTCGTTGACGCTGACGGGCGAATTCTCGGTGTGGTTGACGCGGGGCTGTTTACCGAAGAGACGATGAATTTCGCCGAGCGAAAGCACGTTGACGATGTCTTTCAATTGATAGGTTTCGGCTTGCAGCACGTAAAGGGCCGCTCGGCTTTCGGCATTTTTCGCTTTCGATTTCCTTGGCTGATCGCCACGATGATTAGCGGCACGATCTGCGCGATGCTGACGGGCTTTTACGAGGCGACGCTTGCCGAAGCGCTCGTCCTAGCGTTCTTCATGACGCTCGTGCTCGCACTCGGCGAGAGCGTCAGTATACAGTCGATGACCGTCGCTCTGCAAAATCTGCATCTGGGCCGCCCGAGCATGAAAAGCTATCTCGAATGGCTGCGTCGCGAAGGCTCAGCCACGGCTCTGCTCGGCATCGCATGCGGAGCGACGGTCGGGACGATCGCGTTTCTGTGGCGCGGTGAACCGGCCGCTGCGCTTGTAATTGGGCTGAGTGTGCTGGTGTCGGTTTTCGCGGCCGGGCTGATCGGCATGAGCATCCCGACGCTGCTCCACGCCATCCACGAGGACACAAAGATCGCCGCCGGCCCCGTCACGCTTGCCGTTACCGACATCTTGACCATAGTTTTTTATTTCAACATCGCGGCCCTGATACTTTAA
- a CDS encoding transposase, with the protein MWNDTDIPLAVFFTFRCYGTWLHGDERGSVDRNNNIYRSPRIQANSNWRKHSEELMLHPPVTLNAASRKSVEKAIRDLCTKRNWALLAINVRTNHIHVVVCIGSKKPKDALIALKANATRQLREDKLWLHEHSPWADKGSKRNLWNEKSIWEVCNYVNNEQGDKLPDFDWW; encoded by the coding sequence ATGTGGAACGACACTGACATCCCGCTAGCGGTTTTCTTCACCTTTCGTTGTTACGGAACATGGCTCCACGGCGATGAACGCGGCAGCGTTGATCGCAATAATAACATCTACAGATCCCCAAGAATCCAAGCAAACAGTAACTGGCGGAAACACAGCGAAGAATTGATGCTTCATCCTCCGGTGACACTGAATGCGGCGAGTCGAAAATCCGTCGAGAAGGCAATTCGAGACCTTTGTACCAAAAGAAATTGGGCGCTTCTCGCTATAAATGTTCGGACGAACCATATTCATGTGGTTGTCTGCATCGGATCAAAAAAGCCTAAGGATGCGCTGATCGCGCTAAAAGCCAACGCAACACGCCAGCTTCGCGAAGACAAATTATGGCTCCACGAACATTCTCCTTGGGCTGACAAAGGCAGCAAACGAAACCTCTGGAACGAAAAGAGCATTTGGGAAGTCTGCAATTATGTAAATAACGAACAAGGTGACAAATTACCTGACTTTGACTGGTGGTGA
- a CDS encoding glycosyltransferase family 9 protein, which translates to MTRRGEGETERRRESDVSPSRDISPSPGLLVSKSPIDPASVKRILVVRLRSIGDTVLATPSLIALRRHFPQAEIDILLEDWVAPVLDGFEGVNVIAVGRSGGERLKTALKLHRCDYDLAFNLHGGTTATMFVRASGARHRVGYANYQYSFLYNHLLSSSTDFWGREKTHSAEQQLALLGYVGVPVADRPKSRLAVIDTARENIDRRLSSPVTRHSSLALLHPAAAFATKQWPVENFARIAEHLAENGIASVAIASRSEKAVLDELKGASNAPVTTFDDLSLPEVTALAAKARVFVGNDSGIAHIAAAVGTPSVVIFGSSNRDHWYPWTDAPNEIVFSEFDCQPCPGYTCEVFADPKCIKSVAFADVAAAIERLMS; encoded by the coding sequence ATGACGCGACGCGGTGAGGGCGAGACCGAGCGACGCCGCGAGTCGGATGTCTCGCCCAGCCGCGATATCTCCCCGTCTCCCGGTCTCCTTGTCTCCAAGTCTCCTATAGATCCTGCGAGTGTAAAACGAATCCTCGTCGTCCGCCTGCGCTCGATCGGCGACACGGTGCTTGCGACACCTTCGCTGATCGCACTTCGGCGGCATTTTCCGCAGGCCGAAATAGACATTTTGCTCGAGGACTGGGTTGCACCCGTGCTCGACGGTTTCGAAGGCGTCAATGTCATCGCCGTCGGCCGCTCGGGCGGCGAACGCCTGAAAACCGCTTTGAAATTACACCGCTGCGACTACGATCTGGCGTTCAATCTTCATGGCGGCACAACGGCGACGATGTTCGTGCGGGCGAGCGGTGCACGGCATCGCGTCGGTTACGCGAATTACCAATACTCTTTTCTTTACAACCATTTACTGTCGTCGTCCACCGATTTCTGGGGCCGCGAAAAGACGCATTCCGCCGAACAGCAGCTCGCTCTTTTAGGATATGTCGGCGTCCCTGTCGCCGACCGACCCAAAAGCCGACTCGCCGTCATCGACACCGCTCGCGAAAATATCGATCGGCGGCTCTCGTCACCCGTCACTCGTCACTCGTCACTTGCCTTGCTTCATCCGGCCGCAGCTTTCGCCACAAAACAGTGGCCCGTCGAAAACTTCGCCCGCATCGCCGAGCACCTTGCTGAGAATGGCATCGCCTCCGTCGCGATCGCTTCAAGAAGCGAAAAAGCGGTCCTCGATGAACTTAAAGGAGCTTCGAATGCGCCGGTCACGACATTCGACGATCTCTCGCTTCCGGAAGTTACCGCCCTTGCCGCCAAGGCGCGCGTCTTCGTCGGCAACGACAGCGGCATCGCCCACATCGCCGCCGCGGTTGGGACGCCGAGCGTTGTTATTTTCGGCTCGTCAAACCGTGACCACTGGTATCCGTGGACCGATGCACCGAACGAGATCGTCTTTTCGGAGTTCGATTGCCAGCCGTGTCCGGGCTACACCTGCGAAGTTTTCGCCGACCCGAAATGCATCAAGAGCGTCGCTTTTGCCGATGTCGCCGCCGCCATTGAGCGGCTAATGTCCTAG
- the trmD gene encoding tRNA (guanosine(37)-N1)-methyltransferase TrmD, with translation MKIDVLTIFPEFFDRVFDFGIIRRAKLAGIVDISVHDLRGFATDKHKMVDDRPFGGGDGMVLKPQPIFAAIENLIGVSDRDRYPAKTRVVLLSPQGKPLKQRAVREFADDAQHVVTICGRYEGVDERVNEALVTDEISIGDYVLSGGEPAAVVLVDSIVRLLPDALGSETSAENDSFSKGLLDCPHYTRPAEFRGMKVPDVLLNGNHAEIEKWRHEKALEKTRAIREDLLTGENGEM, from the coding sequence ATGAAGATCGACGTCCTTACAATATTCCCCGAGTTTTTCGATCGAGTTTTCGATTTCGGGATCATTCGGCGGGCAAAGCTCGCAGGGATAGTTGATATTTCGGTGCATGATCTTCGCGGTTTTGCGACCGATAAGCACAAAATGGTCGATGACCGGCCATTTGGCGGCGGCGACGGAATGGTTCTAAAGCCGCAGCCGATCTTTGCGGCGATTGAAAATTTGATAGGTGTGTCCGACCGTGATCGTTATCCGGCGAAAACGCGTGTGGTACTGCTTTCTCCGCAGGGAAAGCCGCTGAAACAGCGGGCCGTTCGCGAGTTTGCAGACGACGCTCAGCACGTCGTTACGATATGTGGGCGTTATGAAGGTGTTGACGAGCGGGTGAATGAAGCACTTGTCACCGACGAGATATCGATCGGCGACTACGTGCTCTCGGGCGGCGAGCCGGCAGCGGTCGTGTTGGTTGACAGCATCGTAAGGCTTCTTCCGGACGCTTTGGGCAGCGAGACATCGGCCGAGAACGATTCGTTCTCAAAAGGCTTGCTCGATTGCCCGCATTACACCCGGCCGGCAGAGTTTCGAGGAATGAAGGTTCCCGATGTTTTATTGAACGGCAATCATGCCGAAATTGAAAAATGGCGTCACGAAAAGGCGCTTGAAAAGACACGGGCTATCCGTGAAGACCTTTTGACAGGAGAAAATGGTGAAATGTGA
- the rpsP gene encoding 30S ribosomal protein S16 — MMLAISLMRMGAKKRPFYRVVVKEKRSKRDGKYLENLGTYDPLQDPAEVTLNHDRIRYWIGVGAQPTETVASLIKHNPEMSAEEREAMLKERAEKKAVAEAARLEAVRAENARLAAEAEAAEKEAAEKAKAEAAAAADAEQAVESDDPSSEAAVEESASESPSADESPAEENPAENAAQETPADDEKAEEPAE, encoded by the coding sequence ATTATGTTAGCAATAAGCTTAATGCGAATGGGCGCGAAGAAACGGCCTTTCTACCGCGTCGTTGTAAAGGAGAAGCGTTCAAAGCGCGACGGTAAGTACCTTGAGAATCTGGGCACATACGACCCTCTCCAAGATCCAGCTGAGGTCACGCTCAACCACGACCGTATCCGTTATTGGATAGGCGTCGGAGCTCAGCCGACCGAGACGGTCGCCAGCCTGATCAAGCACAATCCTGAGATGAGCGCCGAGGAACGCGAGGCGATGCTCAAAGAGCGTGCCGAGAAAAAGGCTGTAGCTGAAGCGGCTCGTTTAGAAGCTGTAAGGGCTGAAAACGCTCGTTTGGCCGCCGAAGCTGAAGCCGCGGAAAAAGAGGCTGCCGAGAAGGCAAAAGCTGAAGCAGCCGCTGCGGCTGATGCCGAGCAAGCCGTTGAGTCAGACGATCCGTCCAGCGAGGCCGCCGTCGAGGAATCTGCTTCAGAAAGTCCATCTGCAGACGAATCTCCTGCGGAAGAGAACCCGGCCGAGAATGCGGCTCAGGAAACTCCCGCTGACGATGAAAAGGCAGAAGAGCCGGCTGAATAG
- the ffh gene encoding signal recognition particle protein, whose translation MFESLSDKLKNSLRNLRGQGKLTPEHVDTALREIRMALLEADVNYKVAKDFVETVRSQAEGQEVWNGLKPHEQVVKIVYDELVNLMGGTSSRLVFTKRSPNVVMIVGLQGSGKTTSTGKISRWLRDNQERTPLLVSVDVYRPAAREQLKVVGDAVNIPVYEAKDTSDPLTLVRGAMKYAAELGHDTLLIDTAGRLHIDDELMDELEQIKAETEPVEILFVADAMTGQDAVNSAQVFHERIGITGVVLTKMDGDARGGAALSIRQVTGQPVKFVGVGEKYDAIEPFYPDRIAQRILGMGDVLTLIEEVQGKIDEKEAQEQLRKMTSNQFTLEDFRNQLGQFKKLGSMSKLMKMLPDQLTGGFQMTDEQSEVVDHQLKRTEAIIGSMTRQERNDHRVIDASRKTRIAGGSGSTIAEVNQLLRQYDQMRKMMSQINKGGLFGGLARKMAGGAASGLGGMLGGGNPLGMLGSGSAIDHSDDEPNGSVRSSLKRKKRHKKRR comes from the coding sequence ATGTTCGAGTCGCTGTCAGACAAGCTCAAAAATAGCCTCCGCAATCTGCGCGGGCAGGGCAAGCTGACTCCTGAGCACGTTGACACAGCTCTTCGCGAAATTCGCATGGCCTTGCTCGAGGCCGATGTGAACTACAAGGTCGCCAAGGATTTTGTCGAGACCGTCCGCTCGCAGGCCGAGGGCCAAGAGGTCTGGAACGGCCTAAAACCGCACGAACAGGTCGTCAAGATCGTCTATGACGAGCTTGTCAATCTGATGGGCGGAACGTCGTCACGCCTTGTATTTACAAAGCGTTCGCCGAACGTCGTCATGATCGTCGGGCTGCAGGGCTCGGGTAAAACGACATCGACCGGCAAGATCTCGCGTTGGCTCCGCGACAATCAGGAACGCACGCCGCTTCTCGTTTCCGTGGACGTTTATCGCCCCGCCGCACGTGAACAGCTAAAGGTCGTCGGCGATGCCGTGAACATCCCTGTTTACGAGGCGAAAGACACTTCGGACCCGCTCACGCTCGTTCGCGGTGCGATGAAATACGCGGCGGAATTGGGCCACGATACGCTATTAATTGACACGGCCGGCCGGCTACACATCGACGATGAGTTGATGGACGAGCTCGAGCAGATCAAGGCCGAGACCGAGCCCGTTGAGATACTTTTCGTCGCGGACGCGATGACCGGCCAGGACGCCGTAAATTCAGCGCAGGTTTTCCACGAACGCATCGGCATTACGGGCGTCGTCCTTACAAAAATGGACGGTGACGCTCGCGGTGGTGCGGCCTTGTCGATACGCCAGGTTACGGGCCAGCCCGTGAAATTTGTCGGCGTCGGCGAAAAATACGACGCCATCGAGCCTTTTTATCCCGACCGCATCGCCCAACGCATTCTTGGCATGGGCGACGTCCTGACGCTGATCGAGGAAGTTCAGGGCAAGATCGACGAGAAAGAAGCCCAGGAACAACTGCGGAAGATGACGAGCAATCAGTTCACGCTCGAAGATTTCCGCAACCAGCTTGGGCAGTTCAAGAAACTCGGCTCGATGTCGAAATTGATGAAAATGCTGCCGGATCAACTGACCGGCGGCTTTCAGATGACCGACGAGCAATCTGAGGTCGTCGATCATCAGTTAAAGCGTACTGAGGCCATAATCGGCTCTATGACACGGCAGGAACGCAACGATCACCGCGTGATCGACGCGAGCCGAAAAACGCGTATTGCGGGCGGTTCGGGCTCGACCATAGCTGAGGTAAATCAGTTGCTCCGCCAGTATGATCAAATGCGAAAAATGATGTCGCAGATCAATAAAGGCGGGCTTTTCGGCGGCCTCGCCAGAAAGATGGCAGGCGGTGCGGCGTCAGGATTAGGCGGGATGTTGGGCGGCGGAAATCCGCTCGGAATGCTGGGCAGCGGCTCGGCGATAGATCACTCGGACGATGAACCTAACGGCTCCGTTCGAAGCAGTTTGAAAAGGAAGAAAAGACACAAGAAGCGACGTTAA
- a CDS encoding VanZ family protein produces MASEVSNKGRRGRLSAYAPVFLWVAVIFYLSSDSGSMNETSRFLRPFVLFFFPDISEASLQIIHGLVRKSAHVVEYAVLALLVLRAMWTSHFDVLRRYKFVIPILFVIAIASIDEINQSFSSARTGTYQDVLLDTAGGTTAVLAVWLWTRYRRGNNSA; encoded by the coding sequence ATGGCGTCTGAAGTTTCCAACAAAGGCCGGCGCGGGCGGCTCTCAGCTTACGCGCCGGTATTTTTGTGGGTCGCGGTCATCTTTTACCTGTCCAGCGACAGCGGCTCGATGAACGAGACCTCGCGGTTCTTACGCCCGTTTGTACTGTTTTTCTTCCCCGATATCAGCGAGGCGTCGCTGCAGATCATCCACGGCCTCGTTCGTAAATCCGCACACGTCGTCGAATACGCCGTCCTCGCCCTGCTCGTGCTTCGAGCGATGTGGACCTCGCATTTTGATGTGCTGCGGCGATACAAATTCGTGATACCGATACTCTTCGTCATCGCGATCGCGTCCATCGACGAGATCAACCAAAGCTTTTCATCCGCACGCACGGGAACCTATCAGGACGTCCTCCTGGACACCGCCGGCGGCACCACCGCCGTCCTCGCCGTTTGGCTCTGGACCCGCTATCGCCGGGGCAATAACTCCGCTTAG
- the rimM gene encoding 16S rRNA processing protein RimM has product MDDLVAIARVAKPRGIKGEVSADLLTDFPERFDGLKNVTAVFQSGERHGLTIEGHWFQGNRVVLKFSGVDSMDDAEDLRNAEICVGESEVVELEPDEFFEWELEGCFVEDVTGKAIGTVETLMRTGGPELLVVRDGIKEHLIPFVEAICVEVDIGEKRIIIDPPEGLLEF; this is encoded by the coding sequence ATGGACGATCTTGTCGCTATAGCAAGGGTCGCAAAACCTCGGGGGATCAAGGGCGAGGTTAGCGCCGATCTCCTGACCGATTTTCCCGAGCGGTTCGATGGTTTAAAGAACGTGACAGCCGTCTTTCAGTCGGGTGAAAGGCATGGATTGACAATTGAAGGCCACTGGTTTCAGGGGAATCGGGTTGTTCTTAAGTTTTCCGGCGTCGACTCAATGGATGATGCGGAAGATCTAAGAAATGCTGAGATCTGTGTGGGTGAAAGCGAGGTAGTGGAACTCGAACCTGACGAGTTCTTTGAGTGGGAACTCGAAGGGTGTTTCGTCGAGGATGTCACAGGTAAGGCGATCGGGACGGTTGAGACTCTGATGCGGACGGGCGGACCGGAACTCCTCGTCGTCCGTGATGGCATCAAGGAACATCTGATCCCATTCGTCGAGGCCATATGCGTCGAGGTGGACATCGGAGAAAAAAGAATCATCATCGATCCGCCTGAAGGACTTCTGGAGTTTTGA
- a CDS encoding SPFH domain-containing protein has protein sequence MSIIDKIKTEALNQFIEVIEWLDDSKDTLLYRFPVHGQEIKNGAQLIVRESQAAVFVHEGQVADVFAPGKYEIDGGNTPILTKLGAWKYGFNSPFKSEVYFVNTKQFTDMKWGTSNPIMLRDADFDIVRLRAFGAYSLRVADPAGFIREIAGTNAHFQADDIESQLKRAIVTEFSDALGEMKIPALDLASQYKELGEQIRGAINVDFNAWGLEVTKFFIENISLPPEVEAALDKRAQMGALGDASRYMQFQAADALRDAAQNEGGGAGLGAGLGAGFAVGGQMASAFGQQAAGGGPAGQTATAACPSCGKPNQPSAKFCAECGGKMEVVKVPCVKCGASLREGAKFCSECGSSQEKQKCSNADCGYELAPGAKFCPECGTKTEAE, from the coding sequence ATGAGCATTATTGACAAGATCAAAACAGAGGCTTTGAACCAATTTATTGAGGTCATCGAGTGGCTCGATGACAGCAAGGACACGCTGCTGTACCGCTTTCCCGTGCACGGGCAAGAGATCAAGAACGGTGCGCAGCTCATCGTCCGCGAATCGCAGGCCGCCGTGTTCGTCCACGAAGGCCAGGTCGCCGACGTTTTCGCGCCCGGCAAGTACGAGATCGACGGCGGCAACACGCCAATTCTAACCAAGCTCGGCGCTTGGAAATACGGCTTCAACTCGCCGTTCAAATCAGAGGTTTACTTCGTAAATACCAAGCAGTTCACCGATATGAAATGGGGCACTTCGAACCCGATCATGCTCCGCGATGCCGATTTTGACATCGTCCGCCTGCGTGCTTTCGGTGCTTACAGCCTCCGCGTGGCGGACCCCGCGGGCTTTATCCGCGAGATCGCCGGCACGAACGCCCATTTTCAGGCTGACGACATTGAAAGCCAACTCAAACGTGCCATCGTCACCGAATTTTCCGACGCACTTGGCGAGATGAAGATCCCGGCGCTCGACCTCGCATCGCAATACAAAGAGCTCGGCGAGCAGATCCGCGGTGCGATCAACGTCGATTTCAACGCGTGGGGCCTCGAGGTCACGAAATTCTTTATCGAGAACATCAGCCTGCCGCCTGAGGTCGAGGCGGCTCTCGATAAACGTGCTCAGATGGGCGCCCTCGGCGACGCAAGCCGCTATATGCAGTTCCAGGCCGCTGACGCACTTCGCGATGCCGCACAAAATGAAGGCGGCGGTGCGGGGCTCGGTGCCGGACTCGGCGCTGGTTTTGCGGTCGGCGGACAGATGGCGAGTGCTTTCGGCCAGCAGGCCGCAGGCGGCGGCCCCGCAGGACAAACCGCGACCGCCGCGTGCCCTTCATGCGGCAAGCCCAATCAGCCCTCGGCCAAATTCTGTGCAGAATGCGGCGGCAAGATGGAGGTCGTCAAGGTGCCCTGCGTGAAATGCGGTGCAAGCTTGCGCGAAGGCGCCAAATTCTGCTCCGAATGCGGTTCGTCGCAGGAAAAACAGAAATGCTCCAACGCCGACTGCGGTTATGAACTCGCTCCGGGTGCAAAATTCTGCCCCGAATGCGGAACAAAGACCGAAGCAGAATAG
- the rplS gene encoding 50S ribosomal protein L19, with protein MNKLDSVEQTQLRDNIPAFQPGDTLRVHVRIKEGNKERIQAFEGICIARKHGGVRETVTVRKVSFGVGVERIFPLHATVIDHIDVIRRGKVRRAKLYYLRNLRGKAARIKERDTRNKVQSAK; from the coding sequence ATGAACAAACTTGATTCAGTTGAACAAACCCAGTTGCGGGACAATATTCCTGCATTTCAGCCCGGCGATACGCTCCGTGTGCACGTACGCATCAAAGAGGGCAACAAGGAACGTATTCAGGCATTTGAAGGGATCTGCATTGCCCGCAAGCACGGCGGTGTGAGAGAAACGGTCACCGTTAGAAAAGTGAGTTTCGGCGTTGGCGTCGAAAGGATCTTCCCGCTACACGCGACAGTGATCGACCACATTGATGTTATTCGCCGTGGTAAGGTTCGGCGTGCCAAGCTTTACTATCTGCGTAATTTGCGTGGTAAAGCGGCTCGCATCAAAGAGCGTGATACACGGAACAAGGTCCAATCCGCCAAATAG
- a CDS encoding transposase — protein sequence MITAACYEHQPVIGSTISRMEEFEDGLLTACNDAGVHLYAWCVLPNHYHILVQTDDIEGFRDRLGKLHGSTSFRWNGEDDMRGRKVWYRCFERPMKSDRHFWASVNYIHNNPVRHGYCKKWQEWDFSSAADFIERFGREKTIAIWNEYPILDYGKGWDD from the coding sequence ATCATCACCGCGGCGTGTTACGAACATCAGCCGGTCATCGGAAGCACCATTTCCAGAATGGAAGAGTTCGAGGACGGCCTGTTGACAGCGTGCAATGATGCCGGAGTTCACCTATACGCCTGGTGCGTGCTGCCAAATCACTATCATATTCTGGTCCAGACCGATGACATCGAAGGCTTTAGAGATCGACTCGGCAAACTCCACGGATCGACCTCATTTCGCTGGAACGGCGAGGACGATATGCGAGGGCGAAAAGTGTGGTATCGATGTTTCGAACGCCCGATGAAATCGGATCGGCATTTCTGGGCGAGCGTCAATTATATTCACAACAATCCGGTCCGGCATGGCTACTGCAAGAAGTGGCAGGAATGGGACTTTTCGAGCGCGGCGGATTTTATAGAGCGGTTCGGACGTGAGAAAACCATCGCTATATGGAACGAGTATCCGATCTTGGATTATGGAAAGGGTTGGGATGATTAG